A genomic segment from Aegilops tauschii subsp. strangulata cultivar AL8/78 chromosome 1, Aet v6.0, whole genome shotgun sequence encodes:
- the LOC109765051 gene encoding uncharacterized protein: MLEGKATVEDTDMPAKMQLQATSAASRALDRFDVLDCRSIAAHIKKEFDTIHGPGWQCVVGCSFGCYFTHSKGSFIYFKFELLRFLVFKGMADEQPLPC; the protein is encoded by the exons ATGCTGGAAGGGAAGGCGACGGTGGAGGACACCGACATGCCGGCCAAGATGCAGCTGCAGGCCACGTCGGCGGCGTCGAGGGCACTCGACCGCTTCGACGTCCTCGACTGCCGGAGCATCGCGGCGCACATCAAGAAG GAGTTCGACACGATCCATGGCCCGGGGTGGCAGTGCGTGGTGGGCTGCAGCTTCGGCTGCTACTTCACGCACAGCAAGGGGAGCTTCATATACTTCAAGTTCGAGTTGCTCAGGTTCCTCGTCTTCAAAGGCATGGCGGATGAGCAACCGCTGCCGTGCTGA